One window from the genome of Elaeis guineensis isolate ETL-2024a chromosome 5, EG11, whole genome shotgun sequence encodes:
- the LOC105045272 gene encoding uncharacterized protein, translated as MAYRTLEVTLISSKDLKDVSLFSKMEVYAVVSLSGDPRSKQRTSTDREGGKNPAWNSTLRFNVPADDYGRQVLHILLRAERALGDRDVGEVHIPLSELLDAAPGNGPKFVSYQVRKCTSGKPKGVLNLSYKVGEKIAAPAPAAPAAYHPPAAYPPPVGVTKSDQPVNAYAPTGAYPPPGKAPKADEPVTAYPPRGKTPKADEPLNAYPPAGKAPQAGEPVTAYPAAGSSSAAYPPYGAQPYPPPAGYPGYQPPPYGYAPPPPPHQGGYGYQPAGYGYGAAPPAAQPQKKNKFGMGLGAGLIGGALGGLLIGDMISDASSYDAGYDTGFDDAGGFGF; from the coding sequence ATGGCGTACAGGACGCTGGAGGTCACCCTGATCTCGTCCAAGGATCTCAAGGATGTCAGTTTATTCTCCAAGATGGAGGTCTACGCGGTGGTGTCCCTCTCCGGCGACCCCCGGTCGAAGCAGCGGACGTCGACGGACCGGGAGGGCGGCAAGAACCCCGCCTGGAACTCGACGCTCCGTTTCAACGTCCCTGCCGACGACTACGGCCGGCAGGTCCTCCACATCCTCCTCCGCGCCGAGCGCGCCCTCGGCGACCGCGACGTCGGCGAGGTCCACATCCCCCTCTCCGAGCTCCTCGATGCCGCCCCCGGCAACGGCCCCAAGTTTGTCAGCTACCAGGTCCGCAAGTGCACCTCCGGCAAGCCGAAAGGCGTCCTCAACCTCTCCTATAAGGTCGGCGAGAAGATCGCAGCCCCCGCGCCGGCGGCTCCGGCGGCGTACCATCCTCCGGCGGCGTACCCTCCTCCGGTGGGGGTTACCAAGTCCGATCAGCCCGTCAACGCCTACGCCCCCACGGGGGCCTACCCTCCGCCGGGGAAGGCACCGAAGGCCGACGAGCCTGTCACAGCCTACCCGCCGCGGGGGAAGACACCCAAGGCCGACGAGCCGCTCAACGCCTACCCACCAGCGGGGAAGGCGCCCCAGGCCGGCGAGCCCGTGACGGCGTACCCCGCCGCCGGCAGCAGCTCCGCCGCGTACCCGCCCTACGGAGCGCAGCCATATCCACCGCCGGCGGGGTACCCGGGGTACCAGCCGCCGCCATACGGGTACgcgccgccaccgccgccgcACCAGGGCGGGTACGGTTACCAGCCAGCGGGGTACGGGTACGGGGCGGCGCCACCGGCGGCGCAACCGCAGAAGAAGAATAAGTTCGGGATGGGACTTGGGGCGGGGCTGATCGGTGGGGCCCTCGGCGGGCTTCTGATCGGGGATATGATCTCAGATGCGTCCTCCTACGATGCGGGCTACGACACCGGGTTCGATGATGCCGGTGGATTCGGTTTCTAG